In Streptomyces sp. NBC_00483, a single window of DNA contains:
- a CDS encoding RRQRL motif-containing zinc-binding protein, translated as MPTAYSKCYDPTGARYGIPTYPWKYAPPGLATRRQLRAKGLRPGGQEVCAQLMMRHRGRKSGAMVAYLYREDQALPVRPMTSRKWGALALAMLARRTCPICSVTYSYCLPTSLGMCLLCHDSPQEQRVA; from the coding sequence ATGCCCACCGCCTACAGCAAGTGCTACGACCCCACGGGCGCCCGGTACGGGATACCGACCTACCCGTGGAAGTACGCGCCGCCCGGTCTGGCCACCCGCCGACAGCTCCGCGCCAAGGGGCTGCGGCCGGGCGGCCAGGAGGTCTGCGCGCAGTTGATGATGCGCCACCGCGGCCGCAAGTCCGGCGCGATGGTCGCCTACCTCTACCGCGAGGACCAGGCACTACCGGTACGGCCGATGACCTCCCGGAAGTGGGGCGCGCTCGCGCTGGCGATGCTCGCCCGCCGCACCTGCCCCATCTGCTCCGTGACCTACAGCTACTGCCTGCCGACCTCGCTCGGCATGTGCCTGCTGTGCCACGACTCTCCCCAAGAACAGCGCGTCGCCTGA